A genomic segment from Drosophila miranda strain MSH22 chromosome 3, D.miranda_PacBio2.1, whole genome shotgun sequence encodes:
- the LOC108159544 gene encoding uncharacterized protein LOC108159544 isoform X7, protein MPNNRNRNRNRNRNKRNRNQNQNQNQNQQQQEQREEEQQQDPQPEAEASSSSIADNGNSGSVSNELDTGTATNKVAVDPQLGEWEEPPKAAAAAAVEEEEKESTNHVAKDETEEKEPSTSSNQTEMGSKNSKHQTDKSGKQSSNESEKHKKELEQQEVPPLKAPGSPRQAKVIVHRIVREADETDGAEQPKGESPIQDQSQDQQQSNTSQDLKEDVAQRNEEVPVPHVAPHPQGPPLQRSTKVIIHQIRLERDDHAADQERKGKPTFEEISTTSPAPPGSLSLSQGPGSGTLSPPPRYLVESPKNVSGAVGQFTHFARDVQIQELELTSDCSSGEFNVLASPLVCEADSETEAAPATPTSTSPPDLQPSSRAEQQEQLRQKRAQKRNALETHFLPQLMHPRYLDSILEENSDLAGVGHPGLNRSSSSGNDLAGMRVPKVTETFPKSQLDFSRRHKRREEPVALMLETKLIEEASDLESCTRLQSALSPQSEDAELVYLSSSASSSMSDLMELELEQAAALAERALVDLDTDASKLFRRPDDEMSSTTTTDPATSSNETETEGELETETETERDAESRESTPVNQFVGNAGAEAGASASSSLSSLLSAATPTPTAEQPTRAEDTFVSFGSIREQAPEASGGSIGAASALSATREEFVRNMEKVRELIEMTRREQEHEETRDGVVSAPTAPEQSGMPRSPSPPPIPPPPAGLQHYNPTTSPDHPHTVSSGALAPLLLSRQESAESHCSDSTQHSQCTAINLASPPPSFASSSPPPQPQTQPQKQPQPPTPPLRQQQYHAPKYPVPLSAPAPAPAFTCTHPEPPTEQQQQQESEISVADDEPEPESESESDPIKKLRLLCTETLASMPYGEQVLEELASVAQDIAEPGAQPHNSTTMPYPLPEMPHIRELQLSTKHENKSSSSSSFSSSAWLGMPTQADPKLLVCLSPAQRPLVGETKPDQLLDDHQKFVERRGYHELSSAQVRALDSEQEQQQQQKQSEMLKTAAMMRELRKSLTPTPPPVPVKSAETAAKASAKRDDASDPKKNAASVGASSSIENKPRRAADPIEQQSTEQQEQQEQHQQQQTRSSHQMNSSTDFRFPATSMGGMESELARMFPSMAQQQGDIFEEQRKRFSNIETSNSQQPRAQQSKRYSNIETSSYESKKRTENGQVIYDITNSSHEKQSNRFPVAETEARSGSPDHAPPPPVPPPPIMSATKLNGSTTANTFIEDDDAPKNSRQEPDRRENGARNRESGTASTSTFGGTYEEFRQRAKAAVDAIGGPRPPPPAPANGLDNEKVFKDFDRLSQQMNAELQSTRERREKSASLFDLSGMTRSQGKHPLEELKQRRHAHMQELEREIERSSRSRQERMSSVPRNMESTPTSRTYEIPIELELEQGQEQRSRRAESMCNLSEPRPRPHTSVGHYNYSNNNSSLSQDDWARYASDLGYSENIARPFAREVEICYQRQGQNPTPRQSQPIRAPRLSASTNDLSSSGHQHSFDSHNAYGGRRTHAPMLSQAPQQQRPHYASCYSMIERDPNPKYISTTSRRGVSPGPAPSPVIGVPPPAYDRQQRRSSLPRELHEQQLKYILSKEEELRLEVERLQLERRRLMEEMQRAPILPPPQRRESYRPAAKLPTLSEDEVFRQQMAEEWMNKVAEREERRQHKIIKISKIEDEQDHATERANISDEFLSAVKERRHKLAMPADSDWESGAESQPQANPQVGVAANESSSDVEAAPVRILEGQAEASLRQLPRHLREFAKFSTSEQMPDGAQVERHEQQERREEATDHSHSSASQKTSIVKTYKVSRLPPSVQARPSYKSNGYVSEPEPNYDSDYSTVRYRTQNPHRVQSVSSAVNVRNLSQDEKLYGTMPNPIKSAQNSYKNQPGRIEDYTTGHSSVSEKEKKEWWDEVMDIFNGWLRDHTRIPRIIIEFVDDFDGIGNLEQSKLSPLYTEGNLSRALAKESGYTSDSNLVFRKKELPVSSPLSPVEQRQAYKSLQAGGEPPLFGFRKPAPERPREIVEEFEFIQITPTLTKIRVSTKELKEEEDEYEPTVPSPVITQPPPPPPPPPPPPPPPPPLPAPATSHKRSNPKMFSQLSKNLPSFIPLSKKQQLQQDQAPAPMPPNRRSSCTKSTVRVSSSTKSRHEQCFQPPGGGTITLRKVASSTSTRREPISRSKSAGAVSTLLATLTATKETRHKDGGACRVTRVQQQSRLRSVSPSRRPTGRLLALRQSSRSPVAFGRSISKERSFAEEKKRLENTLPPSRTNFEASTNILRDPFLKSPQEVREAVRSYATCKAQHTRSKSLPRLRQSTVSTTTRQTMCFPKVRPQTLIDCGRSLRKVLPKNQAKNASNDSLPRSNSTFSIDSMVRQEYVPIAPPKIYVGKARPSPKSKSLVPLQSSRSEGHVPRKRQVGKPPASSNSKAKHPPVSVQSYSDTVREKTNFWNDYNAKQSVSMSMSMSLPQQTASSATEYKYCSLEPEDVYDYAGTVQDQAPSSCIEDLVWKYENKDRDRDRHAKPCQTVTDIARPQSPQPDYEKSLERRFSPTREVRVPQNQREVRSPSRRRIDSLRSSQRQDREQAIARASSLSSADDRSKRSAAAPGSLYQCGDLAHSATSLTYLERHSPSCRYRNNCERFTDLNRFYSTLERVGQLERATSSSSFHPLRKDAELLAFDEWRKVRLHERAEKELQYLVGKLQHDQRERDLHFRSKDVGEIKWRQETEQALSAKKKSVEDLRENFEQLNLFRQRHQDCQLQPVQRQWRRNTVADLASSLEHRAAMVTDATTELDRHLGNDLVSTLSKDQIKKITQQLNEIYAGNRKGAAAVDEQYVVTVEKGSKPVAGAHANTLKVRCNSNISKEQLLGPVLRKREEHQQPQTLPRPTRSQSPVVVARETRGAIAAKNAELTLTRAPDVPPRPKPSEVKGQAKTCAAPPKVEQEPAENINQKIQYFEDRQFEEPAKTIYHAREDSSPDEAEVMRLIEHNMQARQKARNTQVLTHTELSNSLTDLSGVYGERPAARVNFHLHSPPLRPPDDTAEAEAELLSFENGSPGPGDASLELYDSQSYYRSRSLSPQSQVSACSSSYLQRVYTGEVQKMRQHFEGIHRGAETEQQSNEQCSDFFGLSPLRKARSDPEFGAGSKDASGTATEAEPQKESSLAPGKQHLADDVSRMTTHKIDLRGATPSPERGRRRQRSAQDRLMPHIDVISKTAALKRELQRQPKPARSPLRSLSSSSNYIERLRMRYESPDPAESQARTISYLSTSHPDLRDVHDISPHLCADWVAHKHPQPTDQPRLRLPKALPKKPQRVVPRASSTSPPRPPKSPRHQQSCQLTSSLRDDYDDIFANQKFDPRMHRPKARYVPDGAEPTRSATGAATGGATLERLKKTMAVTFKESPNRYYDTDVNIHFKTPIRHEQKQHIPEEELATRQAEHMQKLYHEERRRKYLQELQDMNSRRHTDNFTPSQKSPIALNRYDDFPTDVTLKSLVGPKTVARALYNFQGQSSKELSFRKGDTIYIRRQIDPNWYEGEHNAMIGLLPASYVEIVSRDGARTPSKRPSEGQARAKYNFQAQSGVELSLNKGELVTLTRRVDGNWFEGKIANRKGIFPVSYVEVLTDIGAEDIAARTTTVISSQSTTNLRPNLDVLRTNINNEFNTLTQNGAQPVNGILKETRTLHKTDALHVDTSSEPLAYRALYKYRPQNSDELELLEGDLVHVLEKCDDGWFVGTSQRTGCFGTFPGNYVERA, encoded by the exons ATGCCCAATAATCGCAATCGCAATCGTAATCGCAATCGCAACAAACGCAAtcgaaaccaaaaccaaaaccaaaatcaaaaccagcagcagcaggaacaacgggaggaggagcagcagcaggatccccagccagaggcagaggcatcATCTTCTTCCATAGCTGATAATGGAAATTCTGGCAGCGTTTCAAATGAATTGGACACGGGCACCGCCACCAACAAAGTTGCTGTGGATCCGCAGCTAGGAGAGTGGGAAGAGCCAccgaaagcagcagcagcagcagcagtagaagaagaagaaaaggaATCCACAAATCACGTAGCGAAAGACGAGACGGAAGAAAAAGAACCATCTACGAGCAGCAACCAAACAGAGATGGGGTCCAAAAACTCCAAGCATCAGACGGATAAATCCGGCAAGCAATCCAGCAATGAGTCGGAGAAGCACAAAAAGGAGTTGGAGCAGCAGGAGGTGCCTCCGTTAAAGGCACCGGGAAGTCCCCGACAAGCCAAGGTCATAGTGCATCGCATTGTGCGGGAAGCGGATGAGACAGATGGGGCAGAGCAGCCAAAAGGGGAATCCCCCATTCAGGATCAATCACAGGATCAGCAGCAGTCAAACACTAGTCAAGATCTGAAAGAAGATGTCGCACAACGCAATGAAGAAGTCCCTGTTCCTCATGTTGCCCCACATCCTCAGGGGCCGCCGCTGCAGCGCAGCACAAAAGTGATCATCCACCAGATACGCCTGGAAAGGGACGATCACGCGGCCGATCAAGAGCGTAAAGGTAAGCCCACCTTTGAGGAGATCAGCACCACCTCACCAGCACCCCCCGGTTCGCTGAGCCTCAGCCAAGGACCAGGATCAGGCACTCTGTCGCCGCCGCCGCGCTATCTGGTAGAGTCGCCCAAGAACGTGTCCGGCGCCGTGGGACAGTTCACGCACTTCGCCCGCGACGTGCAGAtccaggagctggagctgacCAGCGACTGCAGCTCCGGGGAGTTCAATGTACTGGCCTCGCCGCTTGTGTGCGAGGCGGACTCCGAAACGGAGGCAGCACCGGCCACGCCCACGTCAACATCCCCGCCGGATTTGCAGCCGTCCAGCCGCGCCGAGCAACAAGAACAGCTGCGGCAGAAGCGCGCCCAGAAACGGAACGCCCTGGAGACGCACTTCCTGCCGCAGCTGATGCACCCGCGCTACCTGGACAGCATCCTGGAGGAGAACAGCGATCTGGCAGGTGTCGGGCATCCCGGCCTAAATCGCAGCAGCTCCTCCGGAAACGATCTGGCGGGGATGCGCGTTCCGAAGGTGACCGAAACGTTCCCCAAGAGCCAGCTGGACTTTAGCCGTCGGCACAAGCGCAGGGAGGAGCCGGTGGCCCTCATGCTGGAGACGAAGCTGATCGAAGAGGCCAGCGACCTCGAGAGCTGCACTAGACTGCAGAGCGCACTGTCGCCCCAGTCGGAGGACGCGGAATTGGTGTACCTCAGCTCCTCGGCCTCCAGCAGCATGTCCGATCTGATGGAGCTCGAGCTGGAGCAGGCCGCCGCTCTGGCTGAGCGCGCCCTCGTCGACCTGGACACGGATGCCAGCAAACTGTTCCGACGGCCCGACGACGAGATGAGCAGCACGACCACCACGGATCCGGCCACGTCATCGAACGAGACGGAAACGGAGGGCGAACTGGagacggaaacggaaacggagAGGGACGCGGAGAGTCGCGAGAGCACACCTGTTAACCAATTCGTGGGCAACGCGGGAGCGGAAGCAGGAGCGTCGGCTAGCAGCTCGTTGTCTTCTCTTTTGAGTGCGGCAACGCCGACGCCCACAGCAGAGCAGCCAACGAGAGCAGAAGATACATTTGTATCTTTCGGATCGATTCGCGAACAGGCCCCAGAAGCCAGCGGCGGCAGTATCGGTGCAGCGTCAGCGCTGTCGGCCACGCGAGAGGAGTTCGTTCGCAATATGGAAAAAGTGCGCGAGTTGATCGAGATGACGCGACGCGAGCAGGAGCACGAGGAGACCAGAGATGGAGTCGTGTCCGCTCCGACTGCTCCGGAGCAGTCCGGTATGCCACGTTCGCCATCGCCCCCGCCCATTCCGCCGCCACCCGCTGGCCTACAGCACTACAATCCCACCACCAGTCCCGACCACCCCCACACAGTGTCCTCCGGTGCCTTGGCGCCTCTCCTGCTTAGCCGCCAGGAGTCCGCGGAGTCGCACTGCTCGGACAGCACCCAGCACAGCCAGTGCACGGCCATCAATCTGGCCTCGCCCCCGCCCAGCTTTGCTAGCAGCAGTCCcccgccacagccacagacacagccacagaaacagccacagccacccaCACCGCCCCTCAGACAACAACAGTACCATGCACCAAAATACCCTGTTCCTCTTTCCGCTCCTGCACCTGCTCCTGCTTTCACCTGCACCCACCCAGAACCCCCCaccgagcagcagcagcagcaagagtCAGAGATTTCAGTTGCAGATGACGAACCGGAaccggaatcggaatcggaatcggatcCCATAAAGAAGCTTCGCCTGCTGTGCACCGAGACCTTGGCGTCTATGCCGTATGGCGAGCAGGTGCTCGAGGAACTAGCCAGCGTGGCCCAGGACATAGCGGAGCCAGGAGCGCAGCCGCACAACTCCACCACGATGCCCTATCCCCTGCCAGAGATGCCCCACATTCGGGAGCTGCAGCTGTCCACCAAACACGAGAAcaagtcgtcgtcgtcgtcgtcgttctCCTCTTCCGCCTGGCTGGGCATGCCCACACAGGCGGATCCCAAGCTGCTGGTATGCCTGTCGCCGGCACAGCGTCCACTGGTCGGAGAGACCAAGCCCGATCAGCTGCTGGACGACCATCAGAAGTTCGTGGAGCGACGAGGCTACCACGAGCTGAGCAGCGCCCAAGTGCGTGCCCTCGACAGCGAgcaggagcaacagcagcagcagaagcagagcgAGATGCTCAAGACGGCGGCCATGATGCGAGAGTTGCGCAAGAGCCTGACACCCACGCCGCCGCCAGTGCCAGTGAAGAGCGCCGAAACAGCGGCCAAGGCGAGCGCCAAGAGAGATGACGCAAGCGACCCGAAGAAGAACGCAGCATCAGTGGGAGCATCGTCATCGATTGAAAATAAACCAAGGCGAGCAGCTGATCCCATCGAGCAGCAATCGACAGAGCAGCAAGAGCAGCaagagcagcaccagcagcagcagaccagATCCAGCCACCAGATGAACAGCAGCACGGACTTCAGATTCCCGGCCACCTCAATGGGCGGAATGGAGAGCGAGCTGGCCAGGATGTTCCCCAGCATGGCCCAGCAGCAGGGCGACATCTTTGAGGAGCAGCGCAAGCGCTTCTCCAACATCGAGACGTCCAACAGCCAGCAGCCAAGGGCGCAGCAGAGCAAGCGGTACTCGAACATCGAGACCAGCTCGTACGAGTCGAAGAAGCGCACGGAGAACGGTCAGGTGATCTACGACATAACGAATTCCAGCCACGAGAAGCAGAGCAACCGCTTCCCGGTAGCGGAGACAGAGGCCAGGTCGGGTTCCCCCGACCACGCCCCGCCGCCACCCGTCCCACCGCCGCCAATTATGTCAGCAACGAAATTAAACGGTTCGACTACGGCAAACACTTTCATTGAGGATGATGACGCGCCCAAAAATAGCCGGCAAGAGCCGGATAGGCGAGAGAATGGCGCGAGAAATCGCGAGAGTGGCACTGCCTCTACCTCCACCTTTGGCGGCACGTATGAGGAATTTCGGCAGCGTGCCAAGGCAGCCGTGGATGCCATTGGAGGACCCCGACCACCACCCCCCGCCCCGGCCAACGGGTTGGACAATGAGAAGGTGTTCAAGGACTTCGATCGGCTCTCGCAGCAGATGAACGCCGAGCTGCAGTCCACGAGGGAGCGGCGCGAGAAGTCCGCCTCGCTCTTCGATCTCAGCGGGATGACCAGGAGCCAGGGGAAGCATCCGCTGGAGGAGTTGAAGCAGCGGCGGCACGCCCACATGCAGGAGCTTGAGCGGGAGATCGAGCGGTCTTCCCGATCGCGGCAGGAGCGCATGTCCTCGGTGCCACGCAACATGGAGAGCACACCCACGTCCAGGACCTACGAGATTCCCATcgaactggagctggagcaggggcaggagcagcgTTCCCGGCGCGCCGAATCCATGTGCAACCTGAGCGAGCCACGCCCACGGCCACACACCTCCGTGGGGCACTACAactacagcaacaacaacagcagcttGTCGCAGGACGACTGGGCGCGTTATGCCAGCGATCTGGGATACTCGGAGAACATCGCGCGACCCTTTGCCCGCGAGGTGGAGATCTGCTACCAGCGTCAGGGACAGAATCCGACTCCCAGGCAATCGCAGCCCATCCGGGCGCCACGCCTCTCTGCCAGCACCAACGACCTGAGCAGCAGTGGCCACCAGCACAGCTTCGATAGCCACAACGCGTACGGCGGCCGGAGGACGCACGCGCCCATGCTTAGCCAGgcgccacagcagcagcggccccACTACGCCAGCTGCTACTCGATGATCGAGCGAGATCCGAATCCGAAGTACATCAGCACCACCTCCAGGCGAGGCGTGAGCCCGGGCCCAGCTCCATCGCCAGTCATAGGCGTACCGCCGCCAGCCTATGATCGCCAGCAGAGGCGATCCTCGCTGCCGCGTGAGCTGCACGAGCAGCAGCTCAAGTACATCCTGTCCAAGGAGGAGGAACTGCGCCTGGAGGTGGAGCGGCTGCAGCTGGAGCGCCGTCGCCTGATGGAGGAGATGCAGCGGGCGCCCATATTGCCGCCGCCACAGCGACGGGAGAGCTATCGGCCGGCGGCCAAGCTGCCGACGCTCAGCGAGGACGAGGTGTTCCGCCAGCAGATGGCCGAGGAGTGGATGAACAAGGTGGCCGAGCGTGAGGAGCGGCGCCAGCACAAGATCATCAAGATCTCCAAGATCGAGGACGAGCAGGACCATGCCACAGAGCGGGCCAACATAAGCGACGAGTTCCTCAGCGCCGTCAAGGAGCGACGCCACAAGCTGGCCATGCCGGCGGACAGTGACTGGGAAAGCGGGGCCGAATCGCAGCCCCAGGCCAACCCCCAGGTGGGCGTGGCCGCCAACGAGTCGTCGTCGGATGTGGAGGCAGCGCCCGTGCGCATCCTCGAGGGCCAGGCGGAGGCCAGTCTGCGACAGCTTCCGAGGCATCTGCGCGAATTTGCCAAGTTCTCGACTAGCGAACAGATGCCGGATGGGGCACAGGTGGAGCGGCACGAGCAGCAGGAGCGGCGCGAGGAGGCCACGGACCACTCGCACAGCAGTGCCAGCCAGAAGACCAGCATCGTGAAGACGTACAAGGTGTCGCGTCTGCCGCCTTCCGTGCAGG CCCGTCCGTCGTACAAGAGCAACGGTTACGTATCAGAGCCCGAACCCAACTACGACTCCGACTACTCCACGGTGAGGTACCGCACACAGAATCCGCATCGAGTGCAGTCAGTCTCCTCGGCCGTCAATGTGCGAAACCTGAGCCAGGACGAGAA GTTGTATGGTACTATGCCAAATCCCATCAAGTCGGCTCAGAATTCGTATAAAAATCAGCCAGGTCGCATCGAGGACTACACCACAGGACATTCGTCTGTGTCCGAAAAGGAGAAGAAGGAG TGGTGGGACGAAGTGATGGACATCTTTAACGGG TGGCTTAGGGATCATACGCGCATACCGCGCATTATAATAGAGTTTGTCGATGATTTCGATGGAATCGGA AATCTAGAACAATCGAAGCTATCTCCACTCTACACAGAAGGCAACTTGTCCAG AGCTCTGGCCAAGGAATCCGGCTACACCAGCGACTCCAACCTAGTCTTCCGCAAGAAGGAGCTGCCCGTCAGCAGTCCCCTCAGCCCCGTGGAGCAGCGACAGGCCTACAAGAGTCTACAGGCAGGCGGAGAACCGCCCCTTTTCGGCTTCCGCAAGCCAGCGCCCGAGAGGCCCAGAG AAATTGTGGAGGAATTCGAATTCATACAGATCACTCCGACCCTCACCAAGATACGTGTGAGCACCAAGGAGCTTAAAGAGGAAGAGGACGAGTACGAGcccactgtgcccagtccagTAATAACACAaccgccaccaccacctcctcctcccccaccaccgccgccgccaccgccgccccTGCCAGCGCCAGCAACAAGTCACAAAAGAAGCAACCCCAAGATGTTCTCGCAGCTGTCGAAGAATCTGCCCTCGTTCATTCCGCTGAGcaagaagcagcagctgcagcaggatCAGGCACCTGCCCCGATGCCACCCAACCGCAGGTCCTCCTGCACCAAGAGCACGGTGCGTGTGTCGAGCTCCACCAAGTCCCGTCACGAGCAGTGCTTCCAGCCCCCGGGCGGAGGAACCATCACCCTGAGGAAGGTCGCCTCGTCGACGAGCACTCGTCGCGAGCCCATCTCTCGGTCGAAGAGCGCGGGTGCCGTATCCACCTTGCTGGCCACCCTCACGGCCACCAAGGAGACGCGCCACAAGGACGGCGGCGCATGTCGCGTCACCCGCGTCCAGCAGCAGTCTCGTCTCCGTTCCGTGAGTCCCAGTCGCCGTCCGACGGGCCGTCTTTTGGCCCTGCGACAATCGAGTCGCAGTCCGGTGGCCTTCGGCCGGAGCATCTCCAAGGAGCGCAGCTTTGCCGAGGAGAAGAAGCGGCTGGAGAACACGCTGCCCCCCAGCCGGACCAACTTTGAGGCCAGCACCAACATCCTGCGGGACCCCTTCCTCAAGTCCCCCCAGGAGGTGCGCGAGGCGGTGCGCTCCTATGCCACCTGCAAGGCGCAGCACACGCGCAGCAAATCCCTTCCCAGGCTGCGCCAGAGCACCGTGAGCACCACCACCCGACAGACGATGTGCTTCCCCAAGGTGCGCCCCCAGACCCTCATCGACTGCGGTCGCTCTCTGCGAAAGGTGCTGCCCAAGAATCAGGCGAAGAACGCCTCCAACGACAGCCTGCCGCGCAGCAACTCCACCTTCTCCATCGACTCGATGGTGCGCCAGGAGTACGTGCCGATTGCCCCGCCCAAGATCTATGTGGGCAAGGCGAGGCCCAGCCCCAAGTCCAAGTCGCTGGTCCCGCTgcagagcagccgcagcgagggtCATGTGCCGCGCAAGCGTCAGGTAGGAAAACCACCCGCCTCCAGCAACAGCAAGGCGAAGCATCCTCCAGTGTCCGTGCAGTCGTACAGCGATACGGTGCGCGAGAAGACCAACTTCTGGAACGACTACAACGCCAAGCAGTCCGTCTCCATGTCCATGTCGATGTCCCTGCCCCAGCAGACCGCGTCCAGTGCCACGGAGTACAAGTACTGCTCCCTGGAGCCGGAGGATGTCTACGACTATGCTGGGACCGTGCAGGATCAGGCCCCAAGCAGCTGCATCGAGGATCTGGTGTGGAAGTACGAGAACAAGGATCGTGATCGCGATCGCCATGCCAAGCCATGCCAGACGGTCACGGACATTGCCCGGCCTCAGTCGCCCCAGCCGGACTACGAGAAGTCCCTGGAGCGACGTTTCTCGCCCACACGGGAGGTTCGCGTGCCCCAGAACCAGAGGGAGGTGCGCTCCCCCTCGCGTCGTCGCATCGATAGCCTGAGATCGAGCCAGCGGCAGGACAGGGAGCAGGCCATCGCGCGGGCCAGCAGCCTGAGCAGCGCCGATGATCGCAGCAAGCGGTCTGCCGCGGCTCCGGGAAGTCTCTACCAGTGCGGAGATCTCGCCCACAGCGCCACATCATTGACGTATCTGGAGCGGCACAGTCCCAGCTGCCGGTACCGCAACAACTGCGAGCGTTTTACGGATCTGAACCGATTCTACAGCACCCTGGAGCGGGTGGGCCAGCTGGAGAGGGCCACGTCCTCGAGCAGCTTCCATCCCCTGCGCAAGGATGCGGAGCTGCTGGCCTTTGACGAGTGGCGCAAGGTGCGGCTGCACGAGCGGGCCGAGAAGGAGCTGCAGTATCTGGTGGGCAAGCTGCAGCACGACCAGCGGGAGCGTGACCTGCACTTCCGCTCCAAGGACGTGGGCGAAATCAAGTGGCGTCAGGAGACGGAGCAGGCCCTCAGTGCCAAGAAGAAGTCCGTGGAGGATCTGCGCGAGAACTTTGAGCAGCTGAATCTGTTCAGGCAGCGCCATCAGGACTGCCAGCTGCAGCCGGTGCAGCGCCAATGGCGACGAAACACTGTGGCGGATCTGGCCAGCAGCCTGGAGCATCGAGCAGCGATGGTAACAGACGCCACCACTGAGTTGGACCGTCACCTGGGCAACGACCTGGTCAGCACTCTGTCCAAGGATCAGATCAAGAAGATCACCCAGCAGCTGAACGAGATCTATGCGGGCAACCGCAAGGGCGCCGCAGCCGTCGACGAGCAGTACGTGGTCAccgtggagaagggctcgaaGCCGGTCGCGGGCGCCCATGCCAACACATTGAAGGTGCGCTGCAATTCGAACATCTCCAAGGAGCAGCTGCTCGGACCGGTTCtgcgcaagcgcgaggagcatCAGCAGCCGCAGACTCTGCCACGCCCCACGCGCAGTCAGTCGCCCGTGGTGGTGGCCAGGGAGACGCGCGGGGCCATTGCGGCCAAGAATGCCGAACTCACGCTGACCAGGGCCCCCGATGTGCCGCCCCGGCCGAAGCCCAGCGAGGTCAAGGGCCAGGCCAAGACTTGTGCTGCCCCGCCGAAAGTGGAGCAGGAGCCCGCCGAGAATATCAACCAGAAGATACAGTACTTCGAGGACCGGCAGTTCGAGGAGCCGGCCAAGACCATCTACCACGCTCGCGAGGACTCCTCGCCCGACGAGGCCGAGGTGATGCGCCTCATCGAGCACAACATGCAGGCGCGCCAGAAGGCCAGAAACACTCAGGTGCTGACCCACACGGAGCTGAGCAACTCGCTGACGGATCTGAGCGGCGTTTACGGGGAGCGACCTGCAGCACGGGTAAATTTTCACTTGCACAGCCCCCCGCTGCGGCCACCCGACGAcacggcagaggcagaggcagagcttCTCAGCTTCGAGAATGGTTCGCCCGGGCCAGGAGATGCCAGCCTTGAGCTGTACGACAGCCAGTCGTACTACCGCTCGCGCAGCCTCTCGCCCCAGTCGCAGGTGTCGGCCTGCTCGAGCTCCTACCTGCAGCGGGTCTACACCGGCGAGGTGCAGAAGATGCGACAGCACTTCGAGGGCATCCACCGGGGGGCGGAGACGGAGCAGCAGTCCAACGAACAGTGCAGCGATTTTTTTGGGCTTAGCCCGCTGCGGAAGGCGCGCAGCGATCCCGAATTTGGTGCGGGATCAAAAGACGCCTCGGGCACCGCTACGGAGGCGGAGCCGCAGAAGGAATCATCGCTTGCGCCAGGAAAACAACACCTGGCAGACGACGTCAGTCGAATGACGACCCACAAGATTGACCTACGCGGGGCCACACCCTCGCCTGAACGCGGTCGAAGGCGTCAGCGCAGTGCCCAGGATCGACTCATGCCGCACATCGATGTCATCAGCAAGACGGCGGCGCTCAAACGGGAGCTCCAGCGGCAGCCCAAGCCGGCTCGGAGCCCTCTGCGCAgcctcagcagcagcagcaactacaTCGAGCGGCTGCGCATGCGCTACGAGTCGCCAGACCCCGCTGAGTCGCAAGCGCGAACAATAAGCTATCTGTCCACGTCGCATCCGGATCTGAGGGACGTGCACGACATCTCGCCCCACCTATGTGCCGACTGGGTGGCCCACAAACACCCCCAGCCCACAGACCAGCCACGGctgaggctgccaaaggctCTGCCCAAGAAGCCCCAACGGGTGGTCCCACGCGCCAGCTCCACCTCGCCGCCCCGTCCGCCCAAGTCGCCGCGTCACCAGCAGAGCTGCCAGCTGACCAGCTCCCTGCGCGACGACTATGACGACATCTTTGCCAATCAGAAATTCGATCCGAGGATGCATCGCCCCAAGGCACGCTATGTGCCCGATGGCGCTGAGCCGACGAGGAGCGCCACCGGCGCTGCTACTGGGGGTGCCACCTTGGAGCGCCTCAAGAAGACGATGGCGGTAACGTTCAAAG AATCTCCCAATCGTTATTATGACACAGACGTCAACATTCACTTCAAGACACCGATAAGGCATGAGCAGAAGCAGCACATACCGGAGGAGGAACTAGCCACACGCCAAGCGGAGCATATGCAGAAGCTGTACCACGAGGAGCGACGCCGCAAGTATCTACAGGAGCTGCAGGACATGAACTCTCGACGCCACACGGACAACTTCACGCCCTCGCAGAAGTCCCCGATCGCCCTAAACCGCTACGATGACTTCCCCACCGACGTGACGCTCAAGTCGCTGGTGGGTCCCAAAACCGTTGCCCGGGCCCTCTACAACTTCCAGGGACAGAGCTCCAA AGAGCTCTCCTTCCGCAAGGGCGACACCATCTACATAAGGCGGCAGATCGATCCCAATTGGTATGAGGGTGAGCACAATGCGATGATCGGGTTGCTGCCAGCGAGCTATGTGGAG ATTGTTAGCCGCGATGGCGCCCGCACTCCGTCCAAGCGGCCATCGGAGGGCCAGGCTCGTGCCAAATACAATTTCCAGGCCCAGTCGGGCGTAGAGCTATCTCTGAACAAGGGAGAGCTGGTCACGCTGACGCGTAGGGTGGATGGAAACTGGTTCGAGGGCAAGATCGCCAACAGGAAGGGCATATTCCCAGTGTCCTATGTGGAG GTGCTCACGGACATTGGAGCCGAGGATATCGCGGCCAGAACAACGACCGTGATCAGCAGCCAGAGCACCACAAATCTGCGGCCCAATCTGGATGTGCTGCGCACAAACATCAACAATGAGTTCAACACGCTGACCCAGAACGGAGCCCAGCCCGTGAACGGAATCCTGAAAGAAACGCGGACGCTGCACAAGACGGACGCACTCCACGTGGACACCAGCTCCGAGCCACTGGC CTATCGCGCCCTGTACAAGTACCGGCCACAGAACTCCGATGAACTGGAGCTGCTGGAGGGGGATTTGGTGCACGTGCTGGAGAAGTGCGACGACGGATGGTTCGTGGGCACCTCGCAGCGCACCGGCTGCTTTGGCACATTCCCCGGCAACTATGTGGAACGCGCCTAA